The Campylobacter concisus DNA window TCATTTTTTATTCTCATTTTTGTGGTTTTGCTACTCTTACGAAAAAGAGCGAAATTTAAGCAGATTTGTAGTGAGCTAAAATTTATCATCTAAAATAGAGATAGCTTGCAAATTTGCCCTTTTTGACATAAAGCGAAAGCTAAATTAAAAGCAAATTTGCAAATTTAACTCACTACTTAAAAGCAAAATTTATCATCAGTGCCATTTTGCTTGCGCATAGCTTTAAATTTAGCAAGATTGTCTTTGTCCAAAAAGTAATCTTTCTCTTTTTTATTGCGACTTTCTAGCTTTTCTATACCTTTTGCAAGGGCTGCTTTTCTATCTTCGTGAGGTGAGCTAAATTCTGGAGAAAACATCGCTTCATAGGCATTTTTCTTAGTCCATCCAAGCGCTTTATCAGCGATCTCTTGTTGCTTTTTGATATCGCAAAATGCATAAGGATTGACCACGTCGCCAACAAGCTTCATAAACGCCCCTATCGCGGCCACCACGTCAGTAAATTTCTCGCCCTCCATGTCTATAACGCCTCTTAGCAAGATCGCGCGATTTTTTGCCGCATAAAACCAAAATACCGCGTCATCGCGAAGCCCAAGATCGTATGCGCGAGCTGAAAGGACAAAAAGAGTTATCGGAGAGACCATTTGCGGTGCGTCTTGGACAGTCTTCTCTGCTTTTTTAAAGTCTTCTACTTTACCACTTAAGAGTAAGCTATCGATCTTATCATAAACCTTTACATACTCGACTTTGCCAGCATTTGCCGAGTAGTACGGCGTCACGTAAATATCAATACTCCTCACCTTACCGTCGTTTGCAGCTGCACTACCTATGCCAAAGCAAAGTGTCATCAAAAATTTTAAAAATTTCATTTAAATCCTTTGATGTGTGAAATCTACAATTATTTTAACTAAAAGATATTTAAATGTTGTCTATAAATTTGAGTAGCAAAGTCCGCAAATTTAAAGCGGACTTCGAAGATTAGTTTTTAAAACTATGAATTGGAGCTGGAATTTGTCCGCCACGAGCGATGAAGTCGGCACTAGAGGCTTTGTTTATCTTCATCACAGGTGCTCTTCCTAAAAGGCCGCCAAACTCAATCATATCGCCCTCATGGCCTAGAGGTATGATACGAACGGCTGTTGTTTTTTGATTTATAACGCCGATAGCCGCCTCATCAGCGATCATCGCAGCTATGCTTTCACTTGGCGTGTCAGCAGGTATAGCGATCATATCAAGTCCCACAGAGCATATCGCGGTCATTGCTTCAAGTTTTTCTAAATTTAGTGAGCCAGCACGCACCGCCGCTATCATACCCTCATCCTCAGAAACTGGGATAAACGCACCGCTTAAGCCACCCACTTGATTACACGCCATGACGCCACCTTTTTTAACCGCGTCATTTAGCAAAGCAAGTGCCGCAGTCGTTCCGTGCGCACCAACAGCCTCAAGCCCCATCTCCTCAAGCACGCGAGCTACCGAGTCGCCCACAGCAGGTGTTGGGGCAAGAGAGAGATCGACGATACCAAATTTAACCCCAAGGCGCTCGCTCGCCATCTGGCCAACTAGCTGGCCGATACGCGTGATCTTAAACGCCGTTTTTTTAACGGTCTCAGCCACCACGTCAAAGCTCTCGCCACGCACCTTTTCAAGGGCTCTTTTTACTACTCCTGGACCAGAAACACCCACATTTATCACCACATCGGCCTCGCCCACGCCATGAAATGCACCAGCCATAAAAGGATTGTCTTCGACTGCGTTTGCAAAAACGACAAGCTTAGCACAACCCATCCGAGATGCTGCCGCCGTCTCTTTTATGATGCGTCCCATATCACGCACCGCGCTCATATTTATGCCGGTTTTCGTTGAGCCGACATTGACACTTGCACATACTTTTGAAGTCTGAGAAAGTGCTTGTGGGATAGAATTTATCAAAATTTCATCGCCCTTTTGATAGCCCTTTTGAACTAAAGCTGAAAAACCACCTATAAAATCAATACCAACCTCAATAGCCGCCCTATCAAGCGTCTTTGCGATAATTACGTAGTCTTTTGCGTCCGTTGCGGCGCCGATTATCGAGATAGGCGTCACACTCACTCTTTTATTGACGATTGGTATGCCTAGCTCAGCAGAAATTTCGTTGCCCACTTTGACTAGGTCTTTGGCTTTAGTGGTGATTTTTGCGTAAATTTTGTCGCAAGCTTTGTTGATGTCAGGATCGATGCAGTCAAGCAAACTAATGCCCATCGTGATCGTTCTGATGTCAAAATTTTGCTCTTCGATCATCGAGATCGTTTCGGTTACGTTTTTGATGTCCATTGTTTTTCCTTAGATTGTATGCATCGCATCAAAGATAGCGGAGCTTTGGATATTTATCTTTACTTTTAGGCTCTCTCCAAGCTCGTTAAGCTCTGCTCTTAAGGCCGTAAAGTCTTTATTTTCATCACTTGAAACCACTGCCATCATCGTAAAAAACTCATCTAAAATAGTCTGTGAGATATCATCTATGTTTAGTCCTAGCTCGCTAAGCTTTACTGAGACGCCAGCAACGATGCCAACTCTATCTTTTCCGACTACGGTTACGATCGCTTTCATGTTTTCTCCTATTAAATTTTAAATGATTGCATTTTGGCTCCAAAATTTAAACCAAGCATTAAGCAAAGCTAAATTTTGGTAGCCAACTTTAAACGAACAAATTTTAAAATTTGCTCTAAATTTTATCTTTTGTAAATTTTACTTCGAGCAAGCACTCTTGCCGTCATTTACTGGCTGGATCGCTGAGTTATCGGCCCCACCATCACTATTTATATTTTCTATCACTTCCCAAAGTCTAGCAGCCGCACTCTCGTAGCGTTTTGCTGTGACTGAGTTTGGCTCGTAAAAGCTAACTGGCTTACCATTATCGCCGCCCACGCGAACAGCTGGTTCGATAGGGATTTCAGCCAAAATTTGCGTGTTGTAAGCTTTTGCTACCTCTTCAGTTGTGCCTTTGCCAAAGATGTCATACTCTTTGCCATTATCTGGGCAGATAAAACCGCTCATATTTTCAATCACACCTGCGATTGGGATGTGGAGCTTCTCAAACATATCAAGCGCACGTTTGCTATCGTCAAGCGCTACCACTTGTGGCGTTGTGACGCAGACACCTGCTGTTACTGGCACGCTTTGAGCTAGAGTTAGCTGCGCGTCGCCCGTTCCTGGAGGCATGTCGAGAAACAAGACATCAAGTTCGCTCCAAAGCACGTCTTTTAGCAGCTGCTCGATCGCTTTCATTATCATCGAACCACGCCAGATGAGGCTCATGCCCTCTTCCATCAAAACGCCCATACTCATCATCTCAACTCCGTGGCTAAGTATCGGCTTTAGCTTATTCCCAACGACTTGTGGCTGGGTATTTACTTCGCCAAGCATTCTTGGGATATTTGGTCCATAGATGTCAGCGTCTAAAATTCCAACCTTTTTGCCTAGTTTTGCCATTGAGATGGCTAAATTTAGAGTCGTGGTTGATTTACCAACGCCACCTTTGCCAGAGCTTACCATTACGAAATTTTTGACTTGAGGCGCGATATTTTTGCCACTTTGAGTGTTACTTTTTTCCTCAGGTATCTTTGGCTGGATCAAATTTAGCACATATTCATTTGAGCCCATGACACGTTTGATGTCCGTTTTTAGCTCGTTTGCCACTTCTGGGCTTGAGCTGACGATCTCGACTTCGATTAAAATTTTATCGCCAATTTCTACATTTTTTACAAAGCCAAAGCTAACTATATCTTTTTCAAAACCAGGATATATGACGCCTTTTAGTCTATTTAAGACCTCTTCTTTATTTAACATTTTTCTCCTTTTTCTAGATCTTTTGAAATTTTATATGCACAAAATTTTGGTCCGCACATCGAACAAAAATGAGCGCTCTTAAACGCATCTTCTGGCAAGCTCTCATCGTGAAGCTCTCTTGCTTTTTTTGGATCAAAGCTTAGCTCAAACTGCTTGTTCCAGTCAAATGCGTATCTCGCATCACTCATCGCATGGTCTTTTTCTATGGCACCTGCCTTGCCAAGTGCGACGTCTGCGGCATGAGCTGCTATCTTGTGAGCTACGATGCCCTCTCTTACGTCATTTTCATTTGGCAAGCCAAGGTGCTCTTTTTGCGTCACGTAGCAAAGCATGCTAGCGCCGTGATATGCTGCCATCGTGCCACCGATCGCTGACGTAATATGATCGTATCCTGCACCTATGTCTGAGACAAGCGGCCCAAGCACGTAAAATGGGGCGTCATGGCAGAGCTCTTGTTCGATTTTCATATTATACTCAATTTGATTTAATGGCACATGACCAGGGCCTTCTATCATCACTTGCACATCTTTTTCCCATGCACGAAGCGTTAGCTCTCCAAGCACTTTTAGCTCGCTAAGCTGTGCCTCATCTGTCGCATCAAAAAGACATCCTGGACGAAGGCCGTCGCCAAGCGAGAGTGAGACGTCATATCTTGCACAAATTTCTAAAATTTCATCAAAAATTTCATAGAAAGGATTTTGTCTCTTCAGCTTTGACATATAGCTTGCACTTAAACTGCCACCGCGGCTTACTATGCCCATTTTACGCTTTTTAACAAGTGGCAAAAACTCACGCAAAAATCCAGCGTGTATCGTAAAGTAACTAACTCCTTGCTTTGCTTGCTTTTCAAGTATCTCTAAAATGAGCTCATTTGTGATATTGGTAACCTCTTTTGCCTCTTTTAAAATTTCATACATAGGCACTGTGCCTATCGGGACGCTTGAATGCTCGATGATCGCACTCCTAATAGCGTCTAAATCGCCGTCCGTACTTAGATCCATAACCGTATCAGCGCCAAATTCTAGGCAGATTTCAAGCTTTCTAAGCTCAGCACAAATGTCGCTGCTTAAGCTTGAATTGCCGATATTTGCATTAACCTTTGTCTTTAGCTTTCTGCCTATACCCATTGGTTTTAAATTTATGTGATTTACGTTTGCTGGGATGATGATTCTACCATTTGCCACCTCATCCATCAGTAAATTTTCACTAATGCCCTCACGCTTTGCCACATAGCTCATCTCCTGTGTTATCTCACCACGCCTAGCATAATGCATCTGCGTCTTTTCTCTCATATAATGCCTTTTACAAATTTTATAAAAGCACCATTTTAGTCCTTTTTTGATTTAAACTAACTAAATGGTGACTAAAAATTTCTTTTTTTAAAAAGAAATTTTCAAGTTTTGAGATGTATAATTCTGTAACAATTTTTAAAAGGAGCTACCTTGCTTGATATATCACTTATAATGCTTGGAGCTGGAAATTCTAGCCGTTTTGAGCTACCAGTAAAGAAGCAATGGCTTCGAATAGGAAGCGATCCACTTTGGCTATTTGCCACTAAAAATTTGAGTAACTTTTACACATTTAAAGAGATCATTGTCGTTAGCAAAGAGTGCAAATATATGTCAAAATTTGCTCCAAATTATAAATTTGTTGATGGCGGTGAAACCAGACAAGATAGCTTAAAAAACGCGCTTGAATTAGTAAATAGCGAATTTGTCCTAGTTAGCGACATCGCTCGCCCTTGTATCTCAAGCGAGCTTTTTCACAAAATCATCGAAGCTGCGTCTCAGGCTGATTGTGTAGCTCCAGCGCTAAAGATCGCAGACACCGCTTATCTTGGCGAAAATGTGGTTGATAGAGATAAGGTAAAACTTATCCAAACACCACAACTCTCTCGCACAGCACTTCTTAAAAAAGCTCTTAGCGGCGGTGAAATTTACACAGATGATAGCTCAGCTATGAGAGCCATTGGCGCAAGCGTTTGGCAAATTTTAGGCGATGAGATGGCAAGAAAGATCACTTACAAAGAGGATCTTGCCAAAATTTCTGCTTTAAAAGAGCCAGAAAATGAAGTCTTTGTTGGAAACGGCTTTGATGTGCATGAGTTTGAAAAAGGTCGTCCTTTGATTCTTTGTGGCGAGAAGATCGACTATGAGTTTGGACTAAAGGCTCACAGCGACGGCGACGTAGCACTTCATGCACTAACGGATGCTATCTTGGGAGCTGCTGGGCTTGGCGACATAGGCGAGCTTTTTCCTGATACGGATGCCAAATTTAAAGATATTAGCTCCATTTACTTGCTTGAGGAAGCTTATAAAAGGGTGCAAAGTGTGGGCTTTGTGCTAACAAACGCTGATATCACGATAATGGCACAAAAACCAAAAATTTCAAAACTAAAGTCAAAAATGGAGGCAAACATAGCAAAAGCTCTAAATTTAAGCCAAAGCCGCATAAATGTAAAGGCAACGACTACTGAAGGGCTTGGTTTTGTAGGCAGATGCGAAGGGATCGCTGTAATGGCAAGTGCAAGCCTTAAATTTTACAACTGGAAGCAAATATGAAAATTTTAATAGTAGAAAATGAAATTTACCTAGCTGGCTCGATGGCTAGTAAACTAGCTGACTTTGGCTACGATTGCGAGATCGCTAAAAGCGTAAAAGAAGCATTGAAGTTTGAAAATTTTGATGTAGTGTTACTTTCTACCACACTTCCAGGACAGGATTTTTACCCTGTTATTGAAAAATTTAAAAGCTCTATCATCATTTTATTAATCGCTTATATCAACAGTGACACTGTGCTAAAACCGATTCAGGCAGGTGCGGTTGATTACATCCAAAAGCCATTTATGATAGAAGAGCTAGTTAGAAAGATAAAGCATTTTGAGGAATTTAGAAATTTCAAAAACGAGATCAAAAACTATGAAAGCTACGTAAATTACGCTTTAAAAGAGTACGAAATTTCTAGCTTTGAAGCAAAAAAGATAAAATTTCCACTGCTTTTAAAATCAAGTAAAAGCGGATACAGCGATAAATTTATATTTAGCTACGTAAAAGCTTGCAAATTGCCATTTTTATTTTTAGGCAAAGCCTGTTTCTCTGAGCTTGAAAAGGCACTAGCCAAAAATGGTGATGAGCTAATCTATATGACAAATTTAGAGGAGCTAAAACAAGAAGAAAAAGAGAAAATTTTAGAAATTTGCAAAAAGAAAAAGGTTGCAATCTCAACTAGCGATTTTGCACAAAAAGCACCATTTGACGAGCTGGAGCTTTCAGGACGCGATAAAAATTTTAATATCGACGAGATTGTTACAATCGATGAATATATAAAGTACATAATCGTTAATTATCAAGATAAATTCCCTGATACAGAACTTAGCAAGAAGCTTGGAATTTCTAGAAAATCACTTTGGGAAAAGAGAAAGAAATATGACGTCAGCAAGAAAAAATAGTGAAATTTCTATAAATACCGAAGTTTTTGGTGCTTTGGAGCTAATAAAAAATAAGATTCTCTCAGATTACGACTCGCTTATGGATGATGAACAGATAAAAGAGGTGAGTAAGAAAGGCTATTTTAATGGCGAGCCGATGCCGTATTCTTTTGGATTCGCTCCATTTGGCGAGCTAAATCAAAATATTACTAGCAAGCTTGCTCCTGGACAAAAGGTAAATCTAAGTCTTGATGGTAAGATCGTTGGGCACATCAATGTTGCTAAGGTCTTTAAATTTGACGAGAGCATGAGAGCTAAAAATATATTTTTAGCAAACGAAGCTAGCAATGATAAAGAGCTAAATTTAGGTAAATACGGCATTAGTGGCGAATTTGAGCTTTATGATAAAAGTATGCAAATAAGCAAAAATGCACTAAACGATCTAATAAAAGAAGATGGCGCTAAAAAGATAACGGCTGTCTTTTTAACGGCTGATCCATTTAATAGAGCTCACGAGCGCCTTGTTAGAATGACTATTGACAAGGCTGATTTAGTAATCATTTTTTTAATACGAACAAGAGAAGAAAAGCACGTTGATTACGAGATTAGAAAGCAAGTGCTAGGCTATTTTATACAAAATTATTTGCCGATAAAAAAGGTCTTTGTCTTTGCTCTAAAAAATACGACTCTTTTTAGCTCACATGCAAATCCTACACTTGAGTGCATCGCTGCTTCAAGATTTGGAGCAAATAAGCTAGTCATCGGACAAAACCACTCAGGGATTGGAATGTTTTTTGATCACAATGAAGCTCATACGATTCTTGATATTTATAAAAACGACCTAAATTTAGAGGTAATCGTGCTGCCAGAGCTAGTTTATTGCAACAAATGCAAGACGCTAGTTAGTACCAAAAGTTGCCCGCACGGACAACACCATCAGATCAAATATCATCCAGATGTTATCAAGGAGCTGCTATTTAACGGCATTATGCCACCAGCCATTCTTGTGAGGCCAGAAATTTCTGCACTAGTTTTAAGCAAACTCTTTACAAATCGCTTCAAAGACGTGCAAAAGCTTTGCGATGACCTTTTTGTAAATTCAGGACTGCTTGAAAACAAAACTGACCGCGACTTTTACGAAGAGCTTATGAAGCTTTATCAAACATCATCGATGACTTAAGGAAATTTATGCAAAAACTATTTTTAACTTTTTTTGGATTTGGACTTTTGCCAAAAGCACCTGGCACTTGGGGCTCTATAGCTGGTGCAGTGGTAGCTTATTTCGTACTTTATTTTTTATCTTCAACCACACTTTTATTAGCTAGCATTTTGCTGTTTTTGGTAAGCATTAGTGTTATAGATGATTTTGAAAAAAAGGTAAATTCTCACGATGAAAGTTTTATCGTTATAGACGAAGTTGCTGGAGTTTGGCTTGCTATTGCCATTAGCGGAGCTACTATCTCTCAACTCGTACTCTCGCTTGTGTTTTTTAGAGTGCTTGATATCAAAAAGCCTTCGATAATAGGTAGGATCGACCGCAATGTAAAAGGTGGCCTTGGCGTAATGGGCGATGATATGGTAGCTGGTTTTTTTGCTGGAATAATTAGCGCAATAATATACGGGGCTGCTATAAAATTTGGCATAACTTTGCCGTAAAAATATAGATTTTTGGCAAAGTTATATAGGCTTAAATATCTTTTATATAAATTTTAAGCAAGTCCTAGCTCATTTAAAACAGAACTTAGATTAACCGAGCTACTACTCTTACTATTAAGATTTTTTTGCTTCTCTAGCAGAGCTTGATTAGCAAGTGCTACATTTAGCTCTTTGCGGTAATCACTTAAAATTTTATCCATTATCTTAAGCAGCTCATTTTTTTGATCCTGTGTTTTTGCGGGATCATCTATGCCTAGAAGTTCAGTTAGCTCCTTTTTCTTTTGGGCTATTTTTTCTTCTATTTTGTTAGAATTTAGCTCGCTTATAAAACCAACTGCGCCGATTTCAGTAAGCCTTTTTTTAAACTGTTCAATCTTATCTGAAATTTTTGCATCGCTTGCGATCTTATCCATAGCAAGGCTTAAAATTTCGTCAAAACTATTTTTTTTATCTTTAGTTTTGCTTGAGCCTGATTGCAATAAATAATCGATTATGTCGTTATTTTGTACTTTCATATATCTCCTTTTACTGTATTGAGATATATTTTATAAGCAAGATTTATTCCTAAAAGTTAATCTCTTTGGCTGTTTTTGCTTTTTGTAAGATAAAACTAGCAAACTCATTACTAAAATTTGGACACCAAACAACCTTGTAGAAGCTAAAATTTAGCTCTTTTGCGATCTTTGCATATTCAATAACTAGCTCAAAAATAGTCTCAGAGTTATCAATACAAAAAGAGAGTGGATAGATAAGGGCCTTTTTACTCTTGCACTTTGCCAAAATTTCATTTAGTGAAGGCTCTAACCATTTTACAGGCCCAAGACGCGATTGATAGGCTAAATTTATCTCTTTGAAGTTTAGTCCACTATCTTTTATCATTTTGCTTAGAATTTGCACATGCTCATTTATATGTTTTTCGTAGACATCACCTTTATCGATAATTTTTTGAGGTAACGAATGAGCCGAAAAGATAAGCTCCACATCGCTTATATCTATATTATTTATAGCTTCATTTATGTGCGAGATTATGATTTTATTATAAATTTCATCATCATAAAATGGCCCACAAAGCAAAATTTTAGCCTTTACCTTTAACTCATCTTTTGCTTTTTTAAAATCATCTAAACTCGAAGTTATCGTAGTTTGTGAATGATGAGGATAAAGTGGCAAAAGCACTATCTCATCAAAATTTTCATATTTTTTAAGCACATCTTTTGCAAATGGTGAAGTATAGTTCATCGCAAAATCAACTGCATCAAACTCATTTTGTAAGCTTGAAATTTTATCGCAAAGCTTAGCTGTAAGCTCACAAATAGGCGATTTGCCACCTATTTGTTCGTAGTTATGCCTAGCCGTTTTTAGCCTACCTTTTGTGATCATAAAAGCTACAAATTTTCTTAAAAATTTATTCTTTATACCCAAAATATAAGGATCATTAAACATATTTTTTAGAAAAATTTCTACATCAGCAAGGCTATTTGCCCCACCCATATTCAAAAGCAAAAGTGCCTTTTTCATCAGAATAGCTCTTTGATTTTTATCGCATCATCAATGCTTGAAAGCTCGCTACTTTCGCCGCTTTGACAAAGATCATAAAAAGCATCGTATTGAGCTTTTATCTCATTATTTATGGGATCGGTTTTTAAATTCATCTGCCCATTTTCATTGACTCTATGAAGCTTATAATCAATAAGATCACCAAAATAAACACCTTCTTTGGCATTTACTTCTATTTTAAAACGCTCTAAAGATCCACAAAAAGAATCAGTAATACTCACCAAAATTTGATTTTTCATTTTAATGTTTATTCCAACATTGTCGCATATTTTGGTATTTGTTTTATTTGCCTGAGTATAAAAAAAGCTGCAAATTTCACTATCTACTAAATTTTTCGCAAGGTCTATATCGCAAAGCGAAAGTTCGTTTATAATATTTCCTTCACAAAGTGGTCTAAAATGCGCAATTGAAATGCTATAAATTTCTTCTTCTTTTAAAAGTGCCTTTTTTAATGAAACAATAGTCGGGTTAAAGCGCTCATCAACGCCAGTGCAAACCCTTACTTTATTTACCACTGAAGCATATTTTATCTCTTTTAGCTCGCTTACACTTTTAAATATTGGCCTTGAAATCAAGATATTTTGGCAATATTTTGCACACTGACAAAAGGCCTCTACGATCTCATGTTGAGGCAAACAAAGTACGACAGCTTGTGGCTGGGCTACTTCTATAAATTTTTTAAACTCATCAAAAAACGGAGCTCTGCAAGCATCATCTCTATTTTCTTTATCAAAAACTCCACAAACTTCAAATTTGTCAGAACGCCTCAGCTCCATATAGTGCCGCTTGCCAACCAGATTGTATCCAACAATGCCAATTTTGAGTTTCACTAAAGACCTTTTAGTTATAAATTTTTAGGCTATTTTAATTGCAAATCGCTTTTAAACAAATAAATTTATAAAATATATTAAGCAAAAATTAATTTTGTATTTTTTTATAAATTTACAAACGATTTTTAGCTAAAATCGAGCAAAATTTAAAACTAACGAGGATAAAAATGCAAAATTTAGATATAAGAAAGGCATATCTTGATTTTTTTAAATCAAAAGGTCACGAAGTCGTAGCTTCAGCGCCACTCGTGCCAAACGATGCAACACTACTTTTTACAAATGCTGGTATGGTGCCGTTTAAGAGCATTTTCACAGGCGAAGTGCCACGCCCAACACCACCTATTCGCACTAGCTGTCAGACCTGCATAAGAGCTGGTGGTAAGCACAACGACCTTGACAACGTCGGCTACACAGCGCGCCATCACACATTTTTTGAGATGCTAGGAAATTTTAGCTTTGGCGAATACTTCAAAAAAGAGGCGATCGCTTACGCTTGGGAATTTGTAACAGAAGTACTAAAACTACCAAAAGACAAACTTTATGTAACCGTTCATGAAAGCGACGATGAAGCATTTGAAATTTGGAGCACTCACATCGCAAAAGAGAGAATTTACCGCTTTGGTGACCACGATAACTTCTGGCAGATGGGCGATACTGGACCATGCGGTCCTTGCAGTGAAATTTTTTACGATCAAGGCGCTGAACACTTTAACACACCTGAGGACTACATGGGCGGCGACGGTGATAGATTTTTAGAGATCTGGAACCTTGTTTTCATGCAGTATGAAAGAAGCGCCGATGGCAAACTAAGCCCATTACCAAAGCCAAGCATCGATACTGGTATGGGACTTGAGCGCGTTACTGCTATCTTGCAAGGTAAATTTAGCAACTACGACAGCACACTTTTTATGCCACTAATTAGCGAAGTAGCAAAGCTTTGTGGCAAACCATACATCTATGAAAGTGGCGCTAGCTACCGCGTCATAAGCGATCACATCCGCTCGGTTACATTTTTGCTAGCTCAGGGTACGACATTTGACAAAGAAGGCCGTGGCTACGTGCTTCGCCGTATCTTACGCCGTGCGATCCGCCATGGATACTTGCTAGGCATAAAAGAGCCATTTATGTATGAGCTTGTCGATAAAGTTTGCGAGCTTATGGGCGAGCACTACACCTATTTAAATGAGAAAAAAGCGGCTGTAAAAGAGCAGATAAAGCTTGAAGAAGAGAGATTTTTAGCGACTATTGCAAGCGGTTTAGAGCTATTTGAGAGCGAGCTTAAAAATACAAAAGAAATTTTTAGCGGAGAGGCTGCATTTAAGCTTTATGACACATTTGGCTTCCCACTTGATCTAACAGCTGATATGCTTAGAGAAAAAGGCTTAAAAGTCGATGAGGCAAGGTTTGATGAGCTTATGAGCGAGCAAAAAGCACGTGCAAAAGCTGCTTGGAAAGGTAGTGGCGATAAGAGTGCAAAGGGCGATTTTAAAGAGCTACTTGAGAAATTTGGCGAGAATAAATTTATAGGCTACGAAGAGCTTAAAAGTAAAAGTAAAATTCTAGCCCTACTTGATGAAGAATTTAAAAACGTTGATAGCCTAAATGCTGGCAAAGAGGGCTGGGCGATGTTTGA harbors:
- a CDS encoding Mrp/NBP35 family ATP-binding protein, which translates into the protein MLNKEEVLNRLKGVIYPGFEKDIVSFGFVKNVEIGDKILIEVEIVSSSPEVANELKTDIKRVMGSNEYVLNLIQPKIPEEKSNTQSGKNIAPQVKNFVMVSSGKGGVGKSTTTLNLAISMAKLGKKVGILDADIYGPNIPRMLGEVNTQPQVVGNKLKPILSHGVEMMSMGVLMEEGMSLIWRGSMIMKAIEQLLKDVLWSELDVLFLDMPPGTGDAQLTLAQSVPVTAGVCVTTPQVVALDDSKRALDMFEKLHIPIAGVIENMSGFICPDNGKEYDIFGKGTTEEVAKAYNTQILAEIPIEPAVRVGGDNGKPVSFYEPNSVTAKRYESAAARLWEVIENINSDGGADNSAIQPVNDGKSACSK
- a CDS encoding sulfate adenylyltransferase — its product is MTSARKNSEISINTEVFGALELIKNKILSDYDSLMDDEQIKEVSKKGYFNGEPMPYSFGFAPFGELNQNITSKLAPGQKVNLSLDGKIVGHINVAKVFKFDESMRAKNIFLANEASNDKELNLGKYGISGEFELYDKSMQISKNALNDLIKEDGAKKITAVFLTADPFNRAHERLVRMTIDKADLVIIFLIRTREEKHVDYEIRKQVLGYFIQNYLPIKKVFVFALKNTTLFSSHANPTLECIAASRFGANKLVIGQNHSGIGMFFDHNEAHTILDIYKNDLNLEVIVLPELVYCNKCKTLVSTKSCPHGQHHQIKYHPDVIKELLFNGIMPPAILVRPEISALVLSKLFTNRFKDVQKLCDDLFVNSGLLENKTDRDFYEELMKLYQTSSMT
- a CDS encoding cytochrome-c oxidase; the encoded protein is MKFLKFLMTLCFGIGSAAANDGKVRSIDIYVTPYYSANAGKVEYVKVYDKIDSLLLSGKVEDFKKAEKTVQDAPQMVSPITLFVLSARAYDLGLRDDAVFWFYAAKNRAILLRGVIDMEGEKFTDVVAAIGAFMKLVGDVVNPYAFCDIKKQQEIADKALGWTKKNAYEAMFSPEFSSPHEDRKAALAKGIEKLESRNKKEKDYFLDKDNLAKFKAMRKQNGTDDKFCF
- a CDS encoding ACT domain-containing protein, which gives rise to MKAIVTVVGKDRVGIVAGVSVKLSELGLNIDDISQTILDEFFTMMAVVSSDENKDFTALRAELNELGESLKVKINIQSSAIFDAMHTI
- a CDS encoding response regulator translates to MKILIVENEIYLAGSMASKLADFGYDCEIAKSVKEALKFENFDVVLLSTTLPGQDFYPVIEKFKSSIIILLIAYINSDTVLKPIQAGAVDYIQKPFMIEELVRKIKHFEEFRNFKNEIKNYESYVNYALKEYEISSFEAKKIKFPLLLKSSKSGYSDKFIFSYVKACKLPFLFLGKACFSELEKALAKNGDELIYMTNLEELKQEEKEKILEICKKKKVAISTSDFAQKAPFDELELSGRDKNFNIDEIVTIDEYIKYIIVNYQDKFPDTELSKKLGISRKSLWEKRKKYDVSKKK
- the thiC gene encoding phosphomethylpyrimidine synthase ThiC — protein: MREKTQMHYARRGEITQEMSYVAKREGISENLLMDEVANGRIIIPANVNHINLKPMGIGRKLKTKVNANIGNSSLSSDICAELRKLEICLEFGADTVMDLSTDGDLDAIRSAIIEHSSVPIGTVPMYEILKEAKEVTNITNELILEILEKQAKQGVSYFTIHAGFLREFLPLVKKRKMGIVSRGGSLSASYMSKLKRQNPFYEIFDEILEICARYDVSLSLGDGLRPGCLFDATDEAQLSELKVLGELTLRAWEKDVQVMIEGPGHVPLNQIEYNMKIEQELCHDAPFYVLGPLVSDIGAGYDHITSAIGGTMAAYHGASMLCYVTQKEHLGLPNENDVREGIVAHKIAAHAADVALGKAGAIEKDHAMSDARYAFDWNKQFELSFDPKKARELHDESLPEDAFKSAHFCSMCGPKFCAYKISKDLEKGEKC
- a CDS encoding PFL family protein; its protein translation is MDIKNVTETISMIEEQNFDIRTITMGISLLDCIDPDINKACDKIYAKITTKAKDLVKVGNEISAELGIPIVNKRVSVTPISIIGAATDAKDYVIIAKTLDRAAIEVGIDFIGGFSALVQKGYQKGDEILINSIPQALSQTSKVCASVNVGSTKTGINMSAVRDMGRIIKETAAASRMGCAKLVVFANAVEDNPFMAGAFHGVGEADVVINVGVSGPGVVKRALEKVRGESFDVVAETVKKTAFKITRIGQLVGQMASERLGVKFGIVDLSLAPTPAVGDSVARVLEEMGLEAVGAHGTTAALALLNDAVKKGGVMACNQVGGLSGAFIPVSEDEGMIAAVRAGSLNLEKLEAMTAICSVGLDMIAIPADTPSESIAAMIADEAAIGVINQKTTAVRIIPLGHEGDMIEFGGLLGRAPVMKINKASSADFIARGGQIPAPIHSFKN
- a CDS encoding bifunctional 2-C-methyl-D-erythritol 4-phosphate cytidylyltransferase/2-C-methyl-D-erythritol 2,4-cyclodiphosphate synthase, which produces MLDISLIMLGAGNSSRFELPVKKQWLRIGSDPLWLFATKNLSNFYTFKEIIVVSKECKYMSKFAPNYKFVDGGETRQDSLKNALELVNSEFVLVSDIARPCISSELFHKIIEAASQADCVAPALKIADTAYLGENVVDRDKVKLIQTPQLSRTALLKKALSGGEIYTDDSSAMRAIGASVWQILGDEMARKITYKEDLAKISALKEPENEVFVGNGFDVHEFEKGRPLILCGEKIDYEFGLKAHSDGDVALHALTDAILGAAGLGDIGELFPDTDAKFKDISSIYLLEEAYKRVQSVGFVLTNADITIMAQKPKISKLKSKMEANIAKALNLSQSRINVKATTTEGLGFVGRCEGIAVMASASLKFYNWKQI